In Sulfitobacter guttiformis, the genomic stretch CTTTGGCGCGATGCGCAAGCAGGGGCAGGGCGGGCGGATCATCAACAACGGGTCAATTTCGGCGCATACGCCGCGGGAAAATTCGGTCTGCTATACAACGACCAAACACGCGATTACAGGGTTGACCAAATCACTGGCACTGGACGGAAGGCCCTTTGACATCACGGCGGGCCAGATCGATATCGGCAATGCCGAAAGCGCGATCGTGACAGACCTCAAGGCTGGCAATCCGGCCATGCACACAATGGAAGTAGGCCACGCGGCTGCATCGGTGCTGCATATGGCGCAGCTACCGCTGACGGTAAATGTGCCGTTTATGACTGTTATGGCGACAAAAATGCCCTATCTGGGCCGTGGCTGAGCAGGGCGTAAAAAGGGTGCGTTAACGGCGGAATACACTAAAGATCGCAGATGCGCCCCAGCCCGCAAAGATTGCAATAGCAAGCGATAGCAGACCGTAGAGAAAAGCCTGTTCGCGGCTCAGGGTGAAGAGCCACCGTTCCATGCCGACCTTGCGCACGTAAATGCTTGTCTCGTATTGTGCGATCACTGCACCGCCACGGGTCAGGAAGATCCGCGTCTGGTAGTCGCCTTCAGTCAACGCTGCGGGCAGGGCGATAGAGGTCCGGAAGAGCGTCTGGTCGTCCACGCTTACGGTACCCTCGTTGAGCTGGTACTGGTTGGACCGTGATTTGATCCGGATAAGTGCTTGGGTAAAGGTCTCACTGTTGGCGATGTTCGCAGGCGCCCCGACGGAGCGGATGGCGCGCGGTATCGAAATGCGATGACGGACATCCTCGGTCTCGCTTAGTGACAGGCCCAGCAGGCTGCTGGTCGAGATGGCATAAAAACCCGGCGCGCTGTCGATCTCGACGGCGTCCGTGTTCACCCAGATACCGAACTTCTTTTCTTTGCGCCTCACGGTTACAGGTTCTGACGGGCCTGATACGGTCACTATAACCTGCATGCGCGGCTCGTCAGGGATGGGGGCATCGCGCTTGATTGCGCCAAATATCAGAATTTCGGAGCCGTCGAAATTAGTATTGATAGACACGGTATCGCTGCTCAGGCCCAGCACGATCTCTTCTGCTTGGGCGCAGATCCCGGACATGCACAGTACGGCGGATAAAATCAGGCCGCGCATCAGTGGCCCCCTGCCGCAATTGAATAAAGCTCGGAGGGTTGCAGGAGCAATTCCAGCGCCAGCTTGCCACACACGGCGAGGACCATGATCGCAAGAAGAATGCGCAATTGTTCGGCCTTCATTTTGACTCCGATACGGGTACCGATCTGCGCGCCAATTACCCCGCCCACCAGCAGTAGAACTGCCAGAACAATGTCGACTGTATAATTTGTTGTGGCGTGAAGCATCGTGGTAAAGGCGGTCACGAAAATAATCTGGAACAGCGATGTCCCCACCACGACCTTTGTCGGCATGCCGAGCAGATAAATCATTGCTGGCACCATGATAAAGCCGCCCCCGACACCCATAATCGCGGCCAGAATACCCACCAATACGCCGACGATCAGCGGTGGAATTACAGAGATGTACAGCCCTGACACGCGAAACCGCATCTTAAGCGGTAGGCCATGGATCCAGTTGTGTTTCTTGCGCTTGGGCGCCTTGCCCTTTTTAACGTTGCGAATGGCATTGAGGCTCTCAAAGAACATCAGTCCGCCTATAACGCCAAGGAACAGCACGTAGCAAAGCTTGACGAGCAGATCGACCTGCCCTTGTGCCTTGAGATAGTTGAACACCATCACGCCAAGCGCCGCACCGGCGAGACCGCCAATCAACAGCACGGTGCCCATCCTGAGATCGACTGTCTTACGCTTGAAATGCGCAAGGACCCCCGAGAAGGAGGAGGCTACAATCTGGTTTGCCTCGGTCGCAACTGCCACGGCAGGTGGTATGCCGATGAAAAACAGCAGCGGCGTCATTAAAAATCCGCCGCCCACGCCAAACATTCCCGACAAAATGCCGACAATTCCGCCCAATCCCAACAAAAGGAACGCGTTAACCGATACTTCGGCAATGGGCAGGTAAATTTGCATAATCGTCCTTAGGCTGCGGTGCTTTCAAAATCAATGATCTAACATAGAGGACTTATAAATCGGGGTCATCTGGCCT encodes the following:
- a CDS encoding sulfite exporter TauE/SafE family protein — translated: MQIYLPIAEVSVNAFLLLGLGGIVGILSGMFGVGGGFLMTPLLFFIGIPPAVAVATEANQIVASSFSGVLAHFKRKTVDLRMGTVLLIGGLAGAALGVMVFNYLKAQGQVDLLVKLCYVLFLGVIGGLMFFESLNAIRNVKKGKAPKRKKHNWIHGLPLKMRFRVSGLYISVIPPLIVGVLVGILAAIMGVGGGFIMVPAMIYLLGMPTKVVVGTSLFQIIFVTAFTTMLHATTNYTVDIVLAVLLLVGGVIGAQIGTRIGVKMKAEQLRILLAIMVLAVCGKLALELLLQPSELYSIAAGGH
- a CDS encoding SDR family oxidoreductase yields the protein MKSILITGASSGIGRATAEMFLQNGWRVGLVARRAEMLEELAHGYAHAVALPADVTDAVKMAEAFDDFGTVDVLFNNAGMFGPSAPIDEIALEDWAQVLGVNLNGMFIAARLAFGAMRKQGQGGRIINNGSISAHTPRENSVCYTTTKHAITGLTKSLALDGRPFDITAGQIDIGNAESAIVTDLKAGNPAMHTMEVGHAAASVLHMAQLPLTVNVPFMTVMATKMPYLGRG
- a CDS encoding TIGR02186 family protein — translated: MRGLILSAVLCMSGICAQAEEIVLGLSSDTVSINTNFDGSEILIFGAIKRDAPIPDEPRMQVIVTVSGPSEPVTVRRKEKKFGIWVNTDAVEIDSAPGFYAISTSSLLGLSLSETEDVRHRISIPRAIRSVGAPANIANSETFTQALIRIKSRSNQYQLNEGTVSVDDQTLFRTSIALPAALTEGDYQTRIFLTRGGAVIAQYETSIYVRKVGMERWLFTLSREQAFLYGLLSLAIAIFAGWGASAIFSVFRR